A part of Vulcanisaeta moutnovskia 768-28 genomic DNA contains:
- a CDS encoding NAD(P)-dependent malic enzyme — protein MSEESSKWFKIAIEASRRYGGKIMILPKVPVRSLQDFSIWYTPGVAAVSKEINADVDKSFEYTWRWNAIAILTDGSRVLGLGNVGPEAAMPVMEGKSLLFKYLGGVDAVPLPVRVKTQDDIVNIGKTIEPAFGGINLEDIESPKCFHILEKLREELKIAVWHDDQQGTAGAILAGLINAFKVVGKKIEDSTIAFIGAGASNIAAARVLIKYGVKPGNIILVDSKGILHPEREDMDKLMLTNPWKYDLAIKTNAERRKGGIKEALVGIDAVVAASVQGPGVIKKEWVRSMNKDPIVFALANPIPEIWPWEAKEAGAKVVATGRSDFPNQVNNSLVFPGVFRGSLDARVRTITDELIIAAAQEIANFVGDKLSEDKILPTMEEWDFYPRVAAAVAVKAAELGVARRSLTWKEEYERAKEVIASARLMIETLFGKGLIKDLLSDMT, from the coding sequence ATGAGCGAGGAGTCAAGTAAATGGTTTAAGATAGCCATTGAAGCATCAAGAAGGTATGGGGGGAAGATAATGATATTACCGAAGGTACCCGTTAGGAGTTTACAGGATTTCTCAATATGGTACACGCCGGGTGTCGCTGCGGTTTCAAAGGAGATAAATGCGGATGTTGATAAATCCTTTGAGTACACATGGAGGTGGAACGCAATTGCGATTTTAACTGATGGTAGTAGGGTACTTGGGCTTGGCAATGTTGGTCCAGAGGCGGCGATGCCAGTCATGGAGGGCAAATCGCTCCTCTTTAAGTACCTTGGCGGTGTTGATGCAGTACCATTACCTGTAAGGGTTAAGACGCAGGACGATATTGTTAATATTGGTAAGACAATAGAACCTGCCTTCGGTGGTATTAACCTAGAGGATATTGAGTCACCAAAGTGTTTCCACATACTCGAGAAATTAAGGGAGGAGCTGAAGATTGCTGTTTGGCATGATGATCAACAGGGAACAGCCGGTGCAATATTGGCCGGTCTAATAAATGCCTTTAAGGTCGTTGGTAAGAAGATCGAGGATTCAACAATAGCATTCATAGGCGCTGGTGCATCGAACATAGCCGCTGCCAGGGTATTGATTAAGTACGGTGTTAAGCCAGGTAATATAATACTCGTTGATAGTAAGGGAATACTACACCCTGAGAGAGAGGACATGGATAAACTAATGCTTACTAATCCCTGGAAGTATGACTTAGCAATAAAGACTAATGCTGAGAGGAGGAAGGGCGGTATTAAGGAGGCTCTTGTAGGGATAGATGCCGTGGTTGCAGCATCTGTTCAGGGACCCGGCGTGATTAAGAAGGAGTGGGTTAGGTCAATGAATAAGGACCCAATAGTCTTTGCCCTAGCAAACCCAATACCGGAGATCTGGCCTTGGGAGGCTAAGGAGGCTGGTGCTAAGGTTGTGGCTACAGGTAGGAGCGACTTCCCTAATCAAGTGAATAATTCCCTGGTGTTTCCAGGCGTTTTCAGAGGTTCGCTGGATGCTAGGGTTAGGACGATAACTGATGAATTGATAATAGCCGCTGCTCAGGAAATAGCGAATTTCGTTGGTGATAAATTGAGTGAGGACAAGATACTACCGACGATGGAGGAGTGGGACTTCTACCCAAGAGTTGCTGCTGCTGTTGCTGTTAAGGCTGCTGAACTGGGTGTTGCTAGGAGGTCCTTAACCTGGAAGGAGGAGTATGAGAGAGCTAAGGAAGTTATTGCTAGTGCTAGGTTAATGATTGAGACCTTATTTGGTAAGGGATTAATAAAGGACTTACTGAGTGACATGACTTAA
- a CDS encoding ABC transporter ATP-binding protein, whose product MPNMVELRGVVTRLRYFTLGPISTVFGRETYNVVLGPTGSGKSTLLKVIAGIYRASMGNILIDSVDVTREPPESRNVSYVPQGYAVFDHMTVYENIEYGLRFRGVPRQDRRRLIQEIAKDLGIDYLLNRRAVNLSGGEQQRVALARALVIRPKVLLLDEPLSMLDRETRDRIMIMLRELPGRYGITVIHVTHDWDEAYSLADKVFIMREGRIIEEGNPEQVFNKPSRVFTAKFLGFQNIIRGIAEGSIVRLSNEIELRIDEYVDGEVYVCVRPEWIRVARDEGVNIDGHNVLRGVVNEVIRSRFGYQLLVSIGNNLSLTAISSSVFKPGDKVLLLIPRESVHVIKD is encoded by the coding sequence ATGCCTAACATGGTTGAGTTGAGAGGGGTTGTCACAAGGCTTAGATACTTTACCCTAGGCCCCATAAGTACTGTATTTGGGCGTGAGACGTATAATGTGGTTCTTGGGCCAACAGGATCAGGTAAGAGCACATTGCTTAAGGTAATTGCAGGTATTTATAGGGCTAGTATGGGTAATATATTGATTGATAGTGTTGATGTGACTAGGGAGCCGCCAGAGTCCCGTAATGTGTCGTATGTGCCACAGGGATACGCGGTCTTTGACCATATGACTGTTTATGAGAATATTGAGTATGGGCTTAGATTTAGAGGTGTGCCAAGGCAGGATAGGCGTAGGCTTATTCAGGAGATTGCTAAGGACTTAGGTATTGATTATTTGCTCAATAGGAGGGCAGTTAATTTAAGTGGTGGTGAGCAGCAGAGGGTTGCGTTGGCTAGGGCGCTCGTTATTAGACCTAAAGTCCTACTACTGGATGAGCCTCTCTCAATGCTTGATAGAGAGACTAGGGATAGGATAATGATTATGCTGAGGGAATTGCCTGGGAGGTATGGTATTACGGTAATTCACGTGACTCATGATTGGGATGAGGCATACTCACTGGCTGATAAGGTATTTATTATGAGGGAGGGCAGGATAATAGAGGAGGGAAATCCTGAGCAGGTATTTAATAAACCAAGCAGGGTTTTCACAGCTAAATTCCTCGGTTTTCAAAACATAATCAGAGGTATTGCGGAGGGCAGTATCGTTAGGCTTAGTAATGAGATTGAGTTACGTATTGATGAGTACGTTGATGGTGAGGTTTATGTTTGTGTACGGCCGGAATGGATTAGGGTCGCTAGGGATGAAGGTGTTAATATTGATGGTCATAATGTGCTTAGGGGTGTTGTTAATGAGGTAATTAGGAGTAGATTTGGGTATCAATTATTGGTTTCGATAGGTAATAACCTGTCTTTAACGGCAATATCGAGTAGTGTCTTCAAGCCTGGCGATAAGGTTTTACTTTTAATACCTAGGGAAAGTGTTCATGTAATTAAGGATTGA
- a CDS encoding Lrp/AsnC family transcriptional regulator — protein sequence MSITEEIDQTDIEILKMLQDDCRITLDEMANKLKISKSTVYYRIKKLERLGIILGCHAKLSPEKMGKDYVAVVLVKARYGPGYHEKVGQKLASIGGVTIVYYIFGEWDFVLQVRASGKDEILRILEQIMNMEEVERTSTLIVAKVIKGDPRLPI from the coding sequence ATGTCAATAACCGAGGAGATAGACCAGACCGATATTGAAATTTTAAAGATGTTGCAGGATGATTGCAGGATAACCCTCGATGAAATGGCTAATAAGCTGAAGATTTCAAAATCAACGGTTTACTATAGGATTAAGAAGCTTGAGAGACTTGGCATAATACTTGGCTGTCACGCCAAGTTAAGCCCTGAGAAAATGGGTAAGGATTATGTGGCTGTGGTATTAGTTAAGGCTAGGTACGGTCCTGGTTACCACGAGAAGGTTGGCCAAAAGTTGGCGAGTATTGGTGGCGTGACTATTGTTTATTACATATTTGGTGAGTGGGACTTTGTATTGCAGGTTAGGGCTAGTGGTAAGGATGAGATTCTTAGGATACTTGAGCAGATAATGAATATGGAGGAGGTTGAGAGAACATCAACATTGATAGTGGCTAAGGTCATTAAGGGGGATCCAAGATTACCCATCTAA
- a CDS encoding DNA-directed DNA polymerase: MELTFWLLDVTYGVVGNAPELRLFGITNDDKRVLVLDRSFRPYFYVLPSGDVNNVFTNVKRKLEGKVLNVEIVKRRLFSNEVDAIKVIATIPEKVRELRELAAEVPGVEDVLEADIRFSQRYLLDMGIKPSNWVVVDQCEETKGNYQVDLVCLAKTRPRMIEEHKLPSFKILAFDIEVYNPRGMPNPDRDPVIIISTMTKEDGVKMFVVNDDKNDAKIIREFLDYFKRYDPDVVVGYNNNGFDWPYLVNRSSRIGVRLALSRMSNPPEPSVYGHWSIIGRANVDLYNFIEEVGEIKVKSLDRAAEFFGIMKRDERVLIPGHRIHEYWDDKSKRDQLLKYARDDVVSTYGLAEKLLPFAIQLSSISGLPLDQVGAASVGARVEWMIFYEAVKRGELAPNREERPYETYKGAVVLEPRPGLHEDIAVIDFSSMYPSIMMKYNVSPDTLVLGDCDDCHVAPEVNYKFRKSPEGLYPGLLRMLVESRRKVRELMKKYPENSPEWTLLNERQRALKVMANAMYGYCGWLGARWYRREVAEAVTAWGRNLLKTVIEKAKSLSLPIIYGDTDSLFVRNISDKVDALINYINNELGFDVKVDKVYRRVLFTEAKKRYVGLTIDGEIDIVGFEAARGDWAEIAKDVQESVAEIVLTTGDVSKAVSYVKSIIDKVKAYQFDIDDVIIWKTLDKSLNEYKVLTPHVAAAKQLVEAGYKVGKGDMIGYVVVKGGGAKLAYKVKPYILVKDIREIDVDYYVEKQIVPAAMRILEVLGIKESQLMEGKAGKSILDYFS; this comes from the coding sequence ATGGAATTAACATTCTGGTTATTGGACGTAACATATGGTGTTGTCGGTAACGCACCAGAGCTTAGATTATTTGGTATTACTAACGATGATAAAAGGGTTCTTGTTCTTGATAGATCCTTTCGACCTTACTTCTATGTATTACCGTCAGGCGATGTCAATAATGTATTCACTAACGTTAAGCGTAAGTTGGAGGGTAAGGTATTGAATGTGGAGATTGTTAAGCGTAGGTTATTTAGTAATGAGGTTGATGCTATTAAGGTAATTGCGACAATTCCTGAGAAGGTTAGGGAACTTAGGGAACTCGCTGCTGAGGTTCCAGGTGTCGAGGATGTACTTGAGGCCGACATTAGGTTCTCACAGAGGTACTTACTGGATATGGGTATTAAGCCGAGCAATTGGGTTGTTGTTGATCAGTGTGAGGAAACTAAGGGTAATTACCAGGTTGACCTGGTTTGTCTTGCTAAAACAAGGCCTAGGATGATTGAAGAACATAAATTACCTAGTTTCAAGATCCTTGCATTTGATATTGAGGTTTACAACCCAAGGGGTATGCCAAATCCTGACAGGGACCCCGTGATAATAATATCAACGATGACCAAAGAGGATGGTGTTAAAATGTTTGTGGTGAATGATGATAAGAACGATGCTAAAATAATTAGGGAATTCCTAGATTACTTTAAGAGGTACGACCCTGATGTTGTGGTTGGTTATAATAATAATGGTTTTGATTGGCCTTACCTAGTTAATAGATCCTCGAGAATCGGCGTTAGGCTGGCCCTATCCAGGATGAGTAATCCACCTGAACCCAGCGTTTATGGCCACTGGTCAATAATTGGCAGAGCAAATGTCGACCTATATAACTTCATTGAGGAGGTTGGTGAGATAAAGGTGAAAAGTCTTGATAGAGCTGCGGAGTTTTTTGGAATAATGAAGAGGGATGAACGTGTTTTAATACCTGGCCACAGAATACATGAGTACTGGGATGATAAGTCTAAGCGTGATCAACTACTTAAGTATGCCAGGGATGATGTGGTCAGTACTTACGGCTTAGCTGAGAAACTTCTTCCATTTGCTATTCAATTATCCTCAATATCAGGGCTTCCACTGGATCAAGTAGGTGCGGCTAGTGTGGGTGCTAGGGTTGAGTGGATGATATTTTATGAGGCTGTTAAGAGAGGCGAGTTAGCGCCTAATCGTGAGGAGAGACCCTACGAGACCTATAAGGGCGCTGTCGTGCTTGAGCCAAGGCCTGGTCTTCATGAGGACATTGCCGTGATAGACTTCTCAAGCATGTACCCGAGCATCATGATGAAGTATAATGTTTCACCAGATACGCTAGTACTTGGGGATTGTGATGATTGCCACGTAGCGCCTGAGGTTAATTACAAGTTTAGAAAGTCACCCGAGGGATTATATCCAGGTTTACTTAGGATGTTAGTTGAAAGTAGACGTAAAGTAAGGGAGTTAATGAAGAAATATCCAGAGAATAGTCCTGAGTGGACCCTTTTGAACGAGAGACAGAGGGCGCTTAAGGTTATGGCTAATGCCATGTACGGATACTGTGGTTGGTTGGGGGCTAGGTGGTATAGGCGTGAGGTCGCCGAGGCTGTCACGGCATGGGGCAGAAACTTGCTCAAGACTGTTATTGAGAAGGCTAAATCCCTGAGCCTTCCAATTATTTATGGTGATACTGACAGCCTATTTGTTAGGAATATCAGTGATAAGGTTGATGCATTAATTAACTACATAAATAATGAGCTTGGATTTGATGTAAAGGTTGATAAGGTGTATAGGAGGGTTTTGTTCACGGAGGCTAAGAAGAGGTATGTTGGTTTAACAATCGATGGTGAGATAGACATTGTTGGTTTTGAGGCCGCTAGAGGCGACTGGGCTGAGATTGCTAAGGATGTTCAGGAAAGCGTCGCCGAGATAGTGCTAACAACGGGTGATGTTAGTAAGGCGGTTTCTTATGTTAAGTCCATAATTGATAAGGTTAAGGCGTATCAATTCGATATTGATGATGTAATCATTTGGAAGACACTTGATAAGTCGTTGAATGAGTATAAGGTTTTGACGCCGCATGTTGCTGCGGCTAAGCAGTTGGTGGAGGCTGGTTATAAGGTTGGTAAGGGTGACATGATTGGTTACGTAGTTGTTAAGGGTGGAGGCGCCAAGTTGGCTTATAAGGTTAAGCCATACATACTTGTTAAGGATATTAGGGAGATTGATGTTGATTACTATGTTGAGAAGCAGATAGTTCCTGCCGCTATGAGGATACTCGAGGTTTTGGGGATTAAGGAGTCACAGCTTATGGAGGGTAAGGCAGGTAAATCAATACTTGACTACTTCTCATAA
- a CDS encoding substrate-binding domain-containing protein, whose amino-acid sequence MASTTVWLVVGLIVGLVVGIAIGYAVMPPKTVTVTKYVNVTTTTNVTTPVTTTTTVSTAPFAVGAAGTLKFAFGDILNVMQSMYPSITIAPAMFKGSGEVAHTEATTQQFSVVASADTTTIPSVLFPNYTNYEIAFGITQMVIIVDLNTTAGQEVYQLWQQAQSYPPLSAQYNETWQKIWQIIALNSSTVVGVSNPFTDPSGYQAQCVVKLAGLAFFNNASYLYNAIYGNPSKYMMRNTEIDLLTLMTSGQVDFILSAYESNAIPQTQTYHNTVFITLPPFVNLGNLSYVNYYHQVSVTWTENGVTKTFACNPVVYTITIPFQAPNKQAAEYFLLLLYSPIGQKILEENGIVPIIPGIVYGNYSAVPNAIKPFVAPLSQYPQYASIFPSQG is encoded by the coding sequence ATGGCGAGCACAACCGTTTGGTTAGTCGTTGGATTAATAGTGGGTCTTGTGGTTGGTATAGCGATTGGTTATGCAGTAATGCCGCCTAAGACAGTTACTGTTACTAAATACGTTAATGTAACCACCACAACTAATGTAACTACCCCCGTCACTACTACGACTACGGTATCAACGGCACCCTTTGCAGTTGGTGCTGCTGGTACACTAAAGTTTGCCTTTGGTGATATACTTAATGTTATGCAGAGCATGTATCCAAGCATAACGATAGCCCCTGCCATGTTTAAGGGCAGTGGTGAGGTTGCACATACTGAGGCAACTACTCAGCAATTCAGTGTTGTGGCTTCTGCGGATACTACGACAATACCTTCTGTACTATTCCCCAACTACACTAATTATGAGATAGCCTTTGGAATAACACAAATGGTCATAATAGTTGACCTAAACACCACTGCTGGTCAGGAGGTTTATCAACTATGGCAACAGGCTCAGTCGTATCCACCATTATCTGCACAGTATAACGAGACCTGGCAGAAAATATGGCAGATAATAGCCCTTAACTCAAGCACTGTAGTTGGTGTTTCAAACCCATTCACGGATCCATCTGGTTACCAAGCACAGTGTGTCGTTAAGCTCGCAGGACTTGCTTTCTTTAATAATGCATCGTACCTCTACAACGCCATTTATGGAAACCCAAGTAAGTACATGATGAGGAATACAGAGATAGACCTACTAACACTAATGACCTCTGGGCAGGTGGACTTCATATTATCAGCCTACGAGAGCAATGCAATACCACAAACGCAGACTTATCACAATACCGTATTCATAACATTACCGCCTTTCGTAAACCTCGGTAATCTAAGTTACGTCAATTATTACCACCAGGTTAGTGTTACCTGGACCGAGAATGGCGTCACAAAGACCTTTGCATGCAATCCAGTGGTTTACACAATAACAATACCATTCCAGGCACCAAATAAGCAGGCTGCTGAATACTTCCTATTACTGCTCTATAGTCCAATTGGTCAGAAGATACTTGAGGAGAATGGTATTGTACCCATAATACCCGGTATTGTATATGGTAATTACAGCGCTGTGCCTAATGCAATTAAACCCTTTGTTGCGCCCCTAAGCCAGTACCCACAGTATGCATCCATATTCCCAAGCCAAGGCTAA
- the cyaB gene encoding class IV adenylate cyclase, with protein sequence MFEVEVKYRVPGHDVIKEKLKALNAKFLEHTEETDIYFNSPIRDFAKTDEALRVRIYGDGTVVLTYKGPRIGGIGKTREELSVTVNDLESLLEILRRLDFKEVARVIKRRDIYNYENFTIYIDIVEGLGNFVEVETMVNDRELINKATEEVLQLGDKLGLRRDWIERKTYLELVLEKNSMNKP encoded by the coding sequence GTGTTTGAAGTCGAGGTCAAGTATAGGGTTCCGGGTCACGATGTGATTAAGGAGAAATTGAAGGCATTAAACGCTAAATTTCTCGAACATACTGAGGAAACTGATATCTATTTCAATAGTCCAATAAGGGATTTTGCGAAGACCGATGAGGCGCTCAGGGTTAGGATTTATGGTGATGGTACTGTAGTACTAACGTATAAAGGGCCTCGTATTGGTGGTATTGGGAAGACACGTGAGGAGCTGAGCGTAACCGTTAATGACCTCGAAAGCCTTCTAGAAATCCTTAGGAGACTTGATTTTAAGGAGGTTGCTAGGGTTATTAAGAGGAGGGATATTTATAATTATGAGAATTTTACGATATACATAGACATTGTTGAGGGCTTGGGGAATTTCGTTGAGGTTGAGACTATGGTAAATGATAGGGAATTAATAAATAAGGCTACGGAGGAAGTTCTTCAGCTTGGTGATAAGCTAGGACTTAGGAGGGATTGGATTGAGAGAAAGACGTACCTTGAATTAGTACTTGAGAAGAATAGTATGAATAAACCTTAA
- a CDS encoding UPF0147 family protein, whose protein sequence is MSSRQTPGLSKDETDERIKQALYYLTRVVQDMGIPRNIRRAASEAVRILMDPNMSPGLKASTVISILDDALADPNMPLFSRVIFWQVISLLEQIKDSV, encoded by the coding sequence ATGTCAAGTAGACAAACACCTGGATTGAGTAAGGATGAAACGGACGAGAGAATAAAGCAGGCCCTATATTACCTAACGAGGGTTGTTCAGGACATGGGTATACCTAGAAATATTAGAAGGGCCGCCAGTGAGGCTGTTAGGATATTAATGGACCCAAACATGAGCCCAGGCCTAAAGGCTTCAACGGTTATTAGTATACTCGATGATGCATTGGCGGACCCAAACATGCCACTTTTTAGTAGGGTTATTTTCTGGCAGGTAATTTCATTACTTGAACAGATTAAGGACTCAGTATAA
- a CDS encoding ABC transporter permease, with translation MHSLKSNIPIILILLISVFIFSILIIYPLALLIVLGFPLIPKALSVMSFIQAIEVTVTMSTLSALIAIIMGTPIAYVMARYNFHLKSIVDAVIDIPIMIPHIIVGIMVVLAFASYYGLGSILKAHGINFINTLWGATTAVAFLSSTYYIRVVESSIVMINPEMEAVARTLGASPLRVFTSVILPRIWRSMATGAILSWARSVSEAGALFIVAYYVLFGKNLVYPASVYIYESYVGIGLVNAVEFSAALVAVILVIFVIYRVLISIGGGHA, from the coding sequence ATGCATTCATTAAAATCAAACATACCCATAATCCTAATCCTACTAATCTCCGTATTTATTTTCTCAATTCTCATAATATACCCACTAGCCCTACTTATAGTGCTTGGTTTCCCATTGATACCTAAGGCTTTATCCGTAATGAGTTTCATACAGGCCATTGAGGTTACTGTGACCATGTCAACACTATCAGCCTTAATAGCCATAATCATGGGGACACCAATAGCCTACGTAATGGCTCGATACAACTTCCACCTAAAGAGTATTGTTGATGCTGTGATTGACATACCAATAATGATACCGCATATAATAGTTGGAATAATGGTTGTATTGGCCTTCGCATCATACTACGGACTTGGCTCTATCCTGAAGGCGCACGGTATTAACTTCATAAATACGCTTTGGGGGGCCACAACTGCCGTGGCTTTCCTCTCATCGACATACTACATAAGAGTTGTTGAGTCATCAATTGTAATGATAAATCCTGAGATGGAGGCTGTCGCAAGAACACTGGGTGCAAGTCCACTAAGAGTCTTCACTTCAGTAATACTCCCGAGAATCTGGAGGTCGATGGCGACCGGCGCCATTTTGTCATGGGCAAGATCGGTCTCTGAGGCTGGTGCCCTGTTTATTGTTGCATACTATGTACTATTTGGTAAGAATCTTGTTTACCCAGCCTCTGTCTATATCTATGAGAGTTACGTAGGTATTGGTTTAGTAAATGCCGTGGAGTTTTCAGCGGCTCTTGTCGCGGTTATTCTCGTAATTTTCGTAATCTACAGGGTCTTAATTAGTATAGGTGGTGGTCATGCCTAA
- a CDS encoding APC family permease, whose translation MMDKEYQVFVRESTGLVKSAGFWDAVSINIANMSIGAALATVGFTLAALPTVAGANLVYASLIAALFAIPQVIVYSTLIRHIPRVGGDYVWLGRALGSKLAWLTNGLIFGFIIESLTYYALIAFAAVFQIESVLPILGINVSLTPIQEVGIGIVFFAVIVLTNILGTKYGIKLMTILTSVSLLGLLIAMAILFIMPKAQVINAVSSLLPPGYTYLSVAHGYSGPFFSMNTILMLLPFFAIYVYPWLNAGPAIATEIKGKNALHWNVPMAFLFSLVFLTLGFEAMYYSLGFNFVTAALSNPNLNGIINFWTVAMVASHNVALSWFIGIASVVWYLAVLAYGAIVVVRYWFALAFDRVWPSLFAYISPRFGTPIYAHTFDLVITAALIAAAGFIYNTFTALYGAVVEAIIYYMVVGIAAIIIATLRYSSFNMGSRSRAILTVFGVLMVGVMAYITYEFLAYPQIWGGNWLAYGVELGAVILGIIVYLVSRHVNLRKYGIDISVAYTEIPPE comes from the coding sequence ATGATGGATAAGGAATACCAAGTCTTTGTTAGGGAATCCACGGGTTTAGTTAAGTCGGCTGGTTTTTGGGATGCCGTTTCAATAAATATTGCCAACATGTCAATTGGTGCTGCCTTGGCTACTGTTGGTTTTACTTTGGCTGCCCTACCAACTGTGGCGGGTGCGAACCTTGTTTATGCCTCATTAATAGCCGCATTATTCGCAATACCCCAAGTCATCGTATACTCAACACTAATTAGGCACATACCAAGGGTTGGCGGGGACTACGTATGGCTAGGCAGAGCTCTAGGGTCAAAATTAGCATGGCTAACAAACGGTCTTATTTTTGGTTTTATAATAGAGAGCCTAACGTATTATGCACTAATAGCATTTGCAGCGGTTTTCCAAATAGAATCGGTATTACCAATACTTGGTATTAATGTATCATTAACACCAATTCAAGAGGTCGGCATAGGCATAGTCTTCTTTGCGGTAATTGTGCTTACAAACATCCTAGGGACTAAGTATGGTATTAAGTTAATGACTATATTAACCTCAGTATCATTGCTCGGATTGCTAATCGCCATGGCGATACTCTTCATTATGCCCAAGGCCCAAGTTATTAATGCAGTATCCTCATTACTACCACCCGGTTATACATACCTGAGCGTGGCTCATGGTTATTCTGGTCCTTTCTTCTCCATGAATACAATACTAATGTTACTACCTTTCTTCGCAATATACGTCTACCCATGGTTAAATGCTGGGCCTGCAATAGCAACGGAAATAAAGGGTAAGAACGCACTTCACTGGAACGTGCCTATGGCATTCCTATTCTCATTAGTATTCCTGACCCTCGGTTTTGAGGCAATGTATTATTCACTGGGCTTTAATTTCGTGACAGCCGCATTATCAAATCCAAACCTCAACGGTATTATTAATTTCTGGACCGTGGCAATGGTTGCCTCACACAATGTGGCATTAAGTTGGTTCATAGGCATCGCATCTGTTGTTTGGTACTTGGCGGTTTTAGCTTATGGTGCTATTGTTGTTGTTAGGTATTGGTTTGCCCTTGCCTTTGATAGGGTTTGGCCAAGCCTCTTCGCCTACATAAGCCCAAGATTCGGAACACCAATATACGCGCATACATTTGACTTGGTAATAACGGCAGCGTTAATAGCCGCAGCTGGTTTTATCTATAATACATTTACAGCATTGTACGGTGCTGTTGTTGAGGCAATAATATACTATATGGTCGTTGGCATCGCCGCTATCATAATAGCAACACTTAGATACTCATCATTCAATATGGGTAGTAGGTCCAGGGCAATCTTAACAGTATTTGGTGTATTGATGGTGGGCGTAATGGCATACATAACATATGAATTCCTAGCCTATCCACAGATTTGGGGTGGTAATTGGCTGGCCTACGGAGTAGAACTCGGCGCAGTAATACTAGGAATAATCGTGTATTTAGTATCACGTCATGTTAATCTTAGGAAATACGGCATTGACATATCTGTGGCATATACTGAGATACCGCCAGAGTGA